In a single window of the Pseudodesulfovibrio profundus genome:
- a CDS encoding glycosyltransferase, which translates to MHQFTFDNPLPPTRGIHPAFKDRFSGWHLGMGLPETLLGIIGGLHTLGKEDRACADTACAMAYWGMQAHPLTPGMAAWLCQFADSGLNAPAPFMDMCRYLAAVPPLDDSDRESMETWYALVRQDDRSLILRFLMVTLGHPVKGLAWLNHCWQDMIHLGQPEIGKAALDMVAWGPAALLRQRMQAEWALHSLEPAGAIEHVEALNPDLWGMWRAYAGAELLLRMGRQGEAKGALAGLWKAIPWHVNLTLKLHDLFQPTPSGTDADTADVAILAYSWNKADLLADTLRSLAESDIGNAQIFTLDNGSTDHTPEVLKEAQQRYGSERFHIETLPVNVGAPAARNWLLALPGVKACRWAAFLDDDIVLPKNWLRHLLGTAGKYPNAGAIGCRITAATPPYGLQSADYNLFPTPPKPTEPGQLPNRVLVFDNCAGSPDTGMFTYERPCLSVSGCCHLINMEAVDKAGGFDLRYTPSQFDDLDRDLRSALSGMPAVYAGGLAIRHIQHSSLAKSQTTRQIGHVMGNKYKLDTKYSDEELVRLGTENKAQLWADLQTKYDFLVDRLNSGA; encoded by the coding sequence ATGCACCAATTCACATTCGACAATCCATTGCCCCCGACCCGCGGCATCCACCCCGCTTTCAAGGACCGTTTCTCCGGCTGGCACCTCGGCATGGGGCTGCCCGAAACACTCCTTGGCATCATTGGCGGCCTGCACACGCTGGGCAAGGAAGATCGTGCATGCGCAGACACGGCCTGCGCCATGGCTTACTGGGGAATGCAGGCCCACCCGCTGACTCCGGGCATGGCCGCGTGGCTATGCCAATTCGCGGATTCAGGACTGAACGCTCCAGCTCCTTTTATGGATATGTGTCGGTATCTGGCCGCTGTCCCACCACTGGATGATAGCGACCGCGAATCCATGGAAACGTGGTACGCCCTTGTCCGGCAGGATGACCGCTCACTTATCCTCCGTTTTCTGATGGTCACACTGGGGCATCCGGTCAAGGGATTGGCGTGGCTGAACCACTGCTGGCAGGACATGATCCACCTTGGGCAGCCCGAAATAGGCAAAGCCGCACTGGATATGGTCGCATGGGGTCCGGCCGCGCTCCTTAGGCAGCGCATGCAGGCGGAATGGGCGCTACACAGTCTGGAGCCTGCTGGAGCGATCGAGCATGTCGAGGCACTCAATCCTGATCTATGGGGCATGTGGCGGGCATACGCCGGAGCCGAGCTGCTACTACGCATGGGCAGACAGGGCGAGGCCAAGGGCGCGCTCGCCGGATTGTGGAAAGCCATACCGTGGCACGTGAACCTGACGCTCAAGCTTCATGATCTATTTCAACCGACACCAAGTGGAACGGACGCCGACACCGCAGATGTCGCCATCCTCGCCTATTCGTGGAACAAGGCGGATCTGCTGGCAGATACCTTACGATCGTTGGCCGAAAGCGACATCGGCAATGCGCAGATTTTTACCCTCGACAACGGCTCTACCGATCACACGCCCGAGGTGCTCAAAGAGGCGCAACAACGATACGGCAGTGAGCGATTCCACATCGAGACCCTGCCCGTGAACGTGGGCGCTCCGGCTGCACGGAACTGGCTCCTCGCCCTGCCCGGGGTGAAGGCTTGTCGATGGGCCGCATTTCTTGATGACGATATCGTGCTGCCCAAAAACTGGTTACGCCATCTGCTCGGCACTGCCGGAAAATACCCCAACGCCGGGGCCATAGGCTGCCGCATTACTGCGGCCACACCTCCGTACGGGCTGCAATCAGCGGATTACAATCTGTTCCCGACCCCGCCCAAGCCCACCGAACCGGGGCAACTGCCCAATCGAGTTCTCGTTTTCGATAACTGCGCCGGCAGTCCCGACACAGGCATGTTCACCTATGAACGGCCCTGCCTGTCGGTTTCCGGCTGCTGTCACCTGATCAATATGGAGGCCGTGGATAAGGCGGGCGGCTTCGACCTTCGCTACACCCCGTCGCAATTCGACGACCTCGACCGCGACCTGCGTTCCGCTCTGAGCGGCATGCCTGCCGTGTATGCCGGAGGACTGGCCATTCGGCACATTCAGCACTCCAGTCTGGCAAAGTCTCAGACCACGCGACAGATCGGCCATGTCATGGGCAACAAGTACAAGCTCGACACCAAGTACAGCGACGAAGAACTTGTTCGTTTAGGCACCGAAAACAAGGCACAGCTCTGGGCCGATTTACAAACGAAATACGATTTTCTGGTTGACCGCCTGAATTCCGGTGCTTAA
- a CDS encoding glycosyltransferase family A protein: MNDSFDFAAMPEDIRRHLLLGFSGRPHLHGAVEVVLNHSRRPDDLYARMAADMLLAAWGENPLDGNCVAALAGRMDKLPAVSKRLLPAIKSVLAHWQPEVTPEAQVAMQGSGSQQLTFLRDQLRHQLRNLFWWHHLYEYARIHGDWPAFREQMSEAQAPEGLARVFSCALGHALFAKGDRKAASVLYGDLLAKLPLPIIDERLAMAWLGRGKIDEGLLLLQQCAASRPWNVSLQLRQYELAVDGANALAAPAGQTMVLAYSWNKADDLAATLDSLVRSDLESVQVRVLDNGSTDRTPEVIRQFIDKFGSDKASVVTMPVNVGAPAARNWLMHLPEVRESEHVAFIDDDIELPGDWLKRLGAVASRYPEAGVWGCKVVDYHGPSRMQCGEHNLYPVPGMRRETLMSTLMLQDSDFGQMDYMRPCASVTGCVHLFRTSRLLQNGDFDLRFSPTQYDDLDRDLRMVLSGGYAAYTGFLAIPHKRRSGSLSETGKPEAGGATANMHKLLAKYSDGEFEAMAKVMDAVLLDDVQKKIKALGESGTKL; this comes from the coding sequence ATGAACGATTCTTTTGATTTCGCAGCAATGCCGGAAGATATTCGTCGGCACCTTCTTCTCGGGTTTTCCGGGAGACCCCATCTCCATGGCGCGGTGGAAGTGGTTTTGAACCATAGCCGTCGACCTGATGATCTATACGCTCGCATGGCTGCCGACATGCTTCTTGCCGCATGGGGCGAGAATCCCCTGGATGGCAATTGCGTAGCGGCTTTAGCCGGACGTATGGACAAGTTGCCTGCGGTGAGCAAGCGACTGCTGCCCGCCATCAAATCGGTCCTTGCCCACTGGCAGCCGGAGGTGACCCCCGAGGCGCAGGTTGCCATGCAGGGGAGCGGTTCCCAGCAGTTGACCTTCCTGCGCGATCAACTGCGTCATCAGCTGCGGAATCTGTTCTGGTGGCATCATTTGTATGAATACGCCCGCATACATGGTGACTGGCCCGCTTTTCGCGAGCAGATGTCCGAGGCGCAGGCACCCGAGGGCTTGGCGCGCGTGTTTTCCTGTGCGTTGGGCCATGCGCTCTTTGCCAAGGGAGACAGAAAGGCCGCGTCGGTTCTGTACGGTGATCTGCTTGCGAAGTTGCCGTTACCGATTATCGACGAACGTCTCGCCATGGCATGGTTGGGACGTGGGAAGATAGACGAAGGATTGCTGCTGCTTCAGCAGTGTGCAGCCTCTCGCCCATGGAATGTCAGCCTGCAACTCCGTCAGTATGAGTTGGCCGTGGATGGAGCGAATGCGCTGGCTGCTCCTGCCGGTCAGACCATGGTTCTGGCATACAGTTGGAACAAGGCGGATGATCTGGCTGCGACGCTGGATTCCCTTGTTCGATCTGACCTGGAGTCGGTACAGGTTCGTGTGCTTGATAACGGCAGTACGGACCGGACGCCCGAGGTGATCCGACAGTTTATCGATAAGTTCGGCTCGGATAAAGCGTCTGTGGTGACCATGCCGGTCAACGTGGGTGCTCCGGCAGCGAGGAACTGGCTGATGCACCTGCCGGAGGTTCGTGAATCGGAGCATGTGGCATTTATTGATGACGATATCGAACTCCCCGGCGACTGGCTCAAGCGGTTGGGTGCTGTGGCTTCGCGCTACCCCGAGGCAGGTGTTTGGGGATGCAAGGTTGTGGATTACCATGGCCCATCCCGCATGCAGTGCGGCGAACACAATCTTTATCCCGTTCCCGGCATGCGAAGGGAAACGCTGATGTCGACCTTGATGTTGCAGGACAGCGACTTCGGGCAGATGGATTATATGCGCCCGTGTGCTTCGGTGACAGGTTGTGTACATCTGTTTCGCACCTCGCGTCTGTTGCAAAACGGTGATTTCGACCTGCGCTTTTCTCCCACCCAGTACGATGATTTGGATCGGGACCTGCGCATGGTGCTCAGTGGTGGATATGCTGCTTACACGGGATTTCTGGCTATCCCGCACAAACGGCGATCCGGTTCTCTGAGCGAAACCGGCAAGCCCGAAGCTGGTGGGGCAACAGCCAATATGCACAAGCTGCTCGCCAAGTATTCGGACGGAGAATTCGAGGCCATGGCCAAGGTTATGGATGCGGTTTTGCTGGATGATGTGCAAAAAAAGATAAAAGCACTTGGCGAAAGCGGCACAAAGTTATAA
- a CDS encoding glycosyltransferase family 2 protein: MHNSSRLVRQLITLVRNSGYLRPDHAMAVAGNILDARPLPDAFAILSPALIRHAALFDPFDREKLRLAEDVNSRVPHEPFTQWVDSARRLTDMDPVPEYITAPDPSTASPEAFVQYIREQPSNDNRFSAILHLWQTGAEKAFLEAVQIITASPSGLLAAPVMAWGAYAANQADLAGMLLDEGARTFQSINLRARMALDNGDTKQSIDLLRESLDMEPFQPAIIEQLASLEHSSSPAPTADTHICLYTWNKPDTLIQTITSLAQTDIGDAQITILNNGTTTCSPDALEQRVREAAPQLSIRWLHLPVNVGAPAARNWLLADEQVRQSDYVAFLDDDVLLPPDWLTRFHSTLARFPKAAAVGAKCLNAPMRTLQYAFRNFEDIGELTIRLTANAPTLMDMGQFDAPRPCLTVMGCCHLLDRKKLESHNVPDFDIRFSPSQVDDIEHDLQIWKAGAQVIYDGGVQVVHLQDTGKAPSQAAIGQAYANHYKMERKFSLTDLKQMDEAVKAADEKAFRQALHAVLPTITGSARVFWQTLAPLLRTIKKANR; the protein is encoded by the coding sequence ATGCATAACAGTTCACGACTCGTTCGCCAGCTTATTACTCTCGTTCGCAACAGTGGCTACCTCCGCCCCGATCACGCCATGGCCGTGGCAGGCAACATTCTCGACGCCCGCCCGCTCCCCGATGCATTCGCCATTCTTTCACCAGCCCTGATTCGACACGCTGCCCTGTTCGATCCCTTTGACCGGGAAAAGCTAAGACTGGCTGAGGACGTCAACAGTCGTGTCCCCCATGAGCCGTTCACACAGTGGGTGGATTCAGCTCGCCGACTGACCGACATGGACCCGGTTCCCGAATACATTACCGCCCCGGACCCGAGTACGGCGTCGCCCGAAGCTTTCGTCCAGTATATTCGTGAGCAACCATCCAATGACAACCGTTTTTCAGCCATACTTCACTTGTGGCAGACCGGTGCCGAGAAAGCATTCCTTGAGGCAGTTCAGATTATCACCGCCTCACCATCGGGCCTGCTGGCCGCGCCTGTCATGGCATGGGGAGCCTATGCGGCAAACCAGGCAGACCTTGCCGGCATGCTGCTCGATGAGGGCGCCAGAACATTTCAGTCAATCAACCTGCGCGCACGGATGGCGTTGGACAATGGCGACACAAAACAAAGCATCGACCTGTTGCGGGAATCACTGGACATGGAACCGTTCCAGCCAGCGATCATCGAGCAACTGGCCAGCCTGGAGCACTCCTCATCACCGGCTCCAACTGCCGACACCCACATCTGTCTCTATACCTGGAACAAGCCGGACACACTGATACAAACCATCACCAGTCTCGCACAAACAGACATCGGCGACGCACAGATTACCATCCTGAACAACGGAACCACCACCTGTTCTCCTGATGCACTTGAACAACGGGTCAGGGAGGCGGCCCCACAGCTTTCCATCCGCTGGCTGCATTTGCCGGTCAATGTCGGAGCACCCGCCGCACGCAACTGGTTGCTGGCCGACGAACAGGTCCGCCAGTCCGACTATGTGGCCTTTCTTGATGATGACGTTCTGCTACCGCCTGATTGGTTGACCCGTTTTCATTCGACCCTTGCCAGGTTCCCAAAGGCTGCGGCTGTCGGGGCCAAGTGTCTCAATGCCCCCATGCGGACCCTGCAGTACGCCTTTCGCAATTTCGAGGATATCGGTGAACTGACAATCCGTTTGACAGCTAACGCCCCAACGCTCATGGACATGGGCCAATTCGACGCGCCACGCCCCTGCCTGACCGTCATGGGGTGCTGTCATCTGTTGGATCGAAAGAAACTGGAATCACATAATGTGCCCGACTTTGACATCCGCTTTTCACCCTCACAAGTGGACGACATCGAACACGATCTTCAGATTTGGAAAGCGGGGGCGCAGGTCATTTATGACGGCGGCGTGCAGGTTGTTCACTTGCAGGACACCGGCAAAGCCCCCAGTCAGGCCGCCATCGGACAAGCCTACGCCAATCATTACAAGATGGAGCGCAAGTTCTCACTGACAGACCTCAAGCAGATGGATGAAGCCGTAAAAGCGGCTGATGAGAAAGCGTTTCGACAAGCCCTTCATGCCGTACTGCCAACCATCACAGGATCAGCCCGGGTCTTTTGGCAGACTCTGGCCCCCCTATTGCGCACCATAAAAAAGGCGAACAGGTAA
- a CDS encoding sigma-54-dependent Fis family transcriptional regulator, which yields MANTTQDPSDLSYLHTLKLIQETLKRDTPLEESLNALLKILARDMEYVRAFMVIMDPKTENLKLSLTYSPAQAEDVTYSPGRGIIGRVFDSGESITVTRMSDDPEFLNKAFGRSEEELKKLGFICVPVINRRAEDEEVIGALSVDVPLIPADDMSAHRQFLEVVAGIIAGHVAQLQEEMAAQNHMMTQGMMAGGADAAPPKDFVAASKAMRLVLRQSRQVAPSRATALLRGESGTGKELLAEAIHSSSPRADKPLIKLNCAALPSELIESELFGHQKGAFTGAFQTKRGLFEVADQGTLFLDEIGELSMDAQAKVLRAIQEKEIQRVGSEQSITVDVRLICATHQPLEELLEKGRFREDLYYRINVFPIFIPPLKERREDILPLAEHFLTEFCDEYGKEVKRISTPAIELLVMYHWPGNVRELKNCMERAVLLCEEAVIRTYHLPPTLQSAESSATGTNLSFGEAVAKFEQELLVDSLKKTGGNMLQSARDLRVSYRIVNYKVKKYNIDVKKFSQSKKKSKKKLEN from the coding sequence ATGGCTAACACAACACAAGACCCCTCTGATCTGAGCTATCTCCATACGCTCAAACTGATTCAGGAAACCCTGAAGCGAGACACCCCGCTTGAGGAGTCTTTGAATGCGTTGCTGAAAATCCTTGCCAGGGACATGGAATACGTCCGGGCGTTCATGGTCATCATGGACCCCAAGACCGAGAATCTCAAACTCTCGTTGACCTATTCCCCAGCCCAGGCAGAGGACGTGACCTACTCTCCCGGCCGAGGCATCATCGGTCGGGTTTTCGATTCCGGCGAGTCCATCACCGTGACCCGGATGTCGGACGACCCTGAATTCCTGAACAAAGCTTTCGGTCGCAGTGAGGAAGAACTCAAGAAGCTCGGCTTCATCTGCGTCCCTGTCATCAATCGCCGCGCCGAAGACGAAGAAGTCATCGGCGCTCTTTCCGTAGACGTCCCGCTCATTCCGGCAGACGACATGTCCGCCCATCGTCAATTCCTGGAAGTAGTTGCCGGCATCATCGCCGGTCATGTGGCCCAACTCCAGGAAGAGATGGCTGCCCAGAACCACATGATGACCCAGGGCATGATGGCTGGTGGGGCTGATGCCGCACCACCCAAGGATTTCGTGGCCGCATCCAAGGCCATGCGATTGGTATTGCGCCAATCGCGCCAGGTAGCACCGAGTCGAGCCACTGCACTGCTTCGCGGCGAATCAGGCACCGGTAAGGAACTGCTGGCCGAGGCCATCCACTCTTCCAGCCCGAGGGCCGACAAGCCGCTCATCAAGCTCAACTGCGCAGCGCTGCCGTCCGAACTCATCGAATCCGAGCTGTTCGGTCACCAAAAAGGTGCCTTCACAGGTGCTTTCCAGACCAAGCGCGGCCTGTTCGAGGTAGCGGATCAGGGAACGCTGTTCCTTGATGAAATCGGCGAACTGTCCATGGATGCACAGGCCAAGGTGCTTCGCGCCATTCAGGAAAAGGAAATTCAGCGTGTGGGTTCGGAACAGTCCATCACCGTTGATGTCCGCCTGATCTGCGCCACCCACCAGCCGCTGGAAGAACTCCTTGAAAAAGGCCGTTTCCGCGAAGACCTGTACTACCGGATCAACGTCTTCCCCATCTTCATTCCGCCCCTCAAGGAGCGTCGCGAAGACATCCTCCCCCTTGCAGAACATTTTCTGACCGAATTCTGCGACGAGTACGGCAAGGAAGTGAAGCGCATCTCCACCCCGGCCATTGAACTGCTGGTCATGTACCACTGGCCCGGCAACGTTCGTGAGCTCAAGAACTGCATGGAGCGCGCGGTCCTGCTGTGCGAGGAAGCGGTCATCCGCACCTACCACCTGCCGCCCACCCTCCAGTCCGCCGAAAGCTCGGCCACCGGCACCAACCTTTCCTTTGGAGAGGCTGTCGCCAAGTTCGAGCAGGAACTGCTGGTCGATTCCCTGAAGAAGACAGGCGGCAATATGTTGCAGTCGGCACGGGACCTCCGCGTCTCCTACCGCATCGTCAACTACAAGGTGAAGAAGTACAACATCGACGTGAAGAAGTTCTCGCAATCAAAGAAGAAATCGAAGAAGAAGCTGGAAAACTAA
- a CDS encoding indolepyruvate oxidoreductase subunit beta → MSDTKQIRIFMTGVGGQGTLTATTLLAKTVLSQGLPVTSGEIHGMAQRGGVVESTVLIGCKSPKIGHGEADILIGFEPMETMRALPYLKCDGLVLSSTEFMPPLSVAMGKQECPTIDDIKKAVAGCTNKISFMPSQTIGLKAGAVQAGNIAMLAALCASGELPFGPEALEATIKANLPEKIQAVNLKALELGVAALNA, encoded by the coding sequence ATGTCTGATACCAAGCAAATTCGTATATTCATGACCGGCGTTGGCGGACAGGGAACCCTGACCGCGACCACACTGCTCGCCAAAACCGTCCTGAGCCAGGGCCTCCCGGTGACTTCCGGCGAGATCCACGGCATGGCCCAGCGCGGCGGCGTTGTCGAATCCACCGTCCTGATCGGCTGCAAGTCGCCCAAGATCGGACACGGCGAAGCAGATATCCTCATCGGCTTCGAGCCCATGGAGACCATGCGTGCGCTGCCCTACCTGAAGTGTGACGGACTGGTTTTGTCCTCCACCGAGTTCATGCCGCCCCTTTCGGTCGCCATGGGCAAGCAGGAGTGTCCGACCATCGACGACATCAAAAAGGCCGTCGCCGGTTGCACCAACAAGATATCCTTCATGCCCAGCCAGACCATCGGTCTGAAAGCGGGCGCTGTTCAGGCGGGTAACATCGCCATGCTGGCCGCCCTGTGCGCCTCCGGCGAACTGCCGTTCGGACCGGAAGCCCTTGAGGCAACCATCAAGGCCAATCTCCCCGAGAAGATTCAGGCCGTGAACCTGAAAGCGCTGGAACTCGGCGTCGCTGCACTGAACGCCTAA
- the iorA gene encoding indolepyruvate ferredoxin oxidoreductase subunit alpha translates to MANPLLADTPGATHLLLGNEAIVRGAIEAGIQVVTCYPGTPSSEVPDTFYRISPEGKYYFEYSVNEKVALEVAGGAALSGAMTLCTMKHVGVNVAADPLLTLCYTGAPGGLVLLSADDPGCHSSQNEQDNRYYARIAGLPVFEPSTAQEAKDMTRDALKLGKKYGAPIMLRTTTRVNHLRGPVEFGPAPDPGEAEGFKRNPSQFVPIPAFARPMHLALMERMEQMREEAEKSPYNTVTGEGDFGIVCSGISRAYVADALSNMGLEGKVKVFELGFSNPLPENMCLDFLKSVSKVLVVEELEPIVENELRVLIQKNKLDTEILGKDVLPRNGEFHVTQVENAIREQVGQEQIVNCACELPELPMRPPNLCAGCPHRGTYFAAKKVFGDDAVYSSDIGCYTLGILPPLQAADFLLCMGSSISAGGGASKVANQTVVAFIGDSTFFHSGLTGIANAVFNDHDVLVVVLDNRTTAMTGHQPHPGVDKTVIGDNEHPLDIETAIRGLGVSEIIEVNPFNQKKTLAAFEDLKAKKGVRVLIAKEPCPLYSRRVYKKVAPMVAYVADSCDGRFECLDKLACPAMYKEGGKAAVNPILCNGCMLCLQVCGHIKAKKRGS, encoded by the coding sequence ATGGCAAATCCGCTTTTGGCCGACACTCCCGGCGCAACCCATCTGCTCCTCGGCAACGAAGCTATCGTTCGCGGAGCAATTGAGGCCGGAATACAGGTCGTCACCTGTTATCCCGGCACGCCGTCGTCGGAAGTCCCTGACACGTTCTATCGTATTTCCCCTGAAGGGAAGTACTATTTTGAATACTCGGTCAATGAAAAGGTTGCTTTGGAAGTAGCCGGTGGCGCGGCCCTGTCCGGGGCCATGACCCTGTGCACCATGAAACACGTTGGTGTGAACGTCGCTGCCGACCCCCTGCTGACCCTTTGTTACACTGGCGCCCCCGGTGGCCTGGTCCTGTTGTCTGCGGACGACCCGGGTTGCCACTCCAGCCAGAACGAGCAGGATAACCGCTACTACGCCCGCATCGCCGGTCTGCCGGTTTTCGAGCCATCCACCGCTCAGGAAGCCAAGGACATGACCCGCGACGCCCTCAAGCTGGGTAAGAAGTACGGCGCACCCATCATGCTGCGTACCACCACCCGCGTGAACCATCTCCGCGGTCCGGTTGAATTCGGCCCCGCCCCTGATCCGGGCGAAGCTGAAGGCTTCAAGCGCAACCCTTCCCAGTTCGTGCCCATCCCGGCATTTGCCCGTCCCATGCACCTCGCCCTCATGGAGCGCATGGAACAGATGCGCGAAGAAGCGGAAAAATCTCCGTATAACACCGTCACCGGCGAAGGCGATTTCGGTATCGTCTGCTCCGGCATCAGCCGCGCTTACGTGGCAGACGCCCTTTCCAACATGGGGCTGGAAGGCAAAGTCAAAGTGTTTGAGCTTGGCTTCTCCAATCCGCTCCCGGAAAACATGTGCCTCGACTTCCTCAAGTCCGTATCCAAGGTGCTTGTCGTAGAAGAACTGGAACCCATTGTCGAAAACGAACTGCGTGTACTCATCCAGAAGAACAAGCTGGACACCGAGATACTCGGCAAGGACGTTCTGCCCCGCAATGGCGAATTCCACGTCACCCAGGTCGAGAACGCCATCCGCGAACAGGTCGGTCAGGAACAGATCGTCAACTGTGCATGCGAGCTGCCCGAGCTGCCCATGCGTCCACCGAACCTCTGCGCTGGTTGCCCGCACCGCGGCACCTACTTTGCTGCCAAAAAGGTTTTCGGCGACGACGCCGTATACTCTTCCGACATCGGTTGCTACACCCTCGGCATCCTGCCCCCGCTGCAGGCAGCCGACTTCCTGCTGTGCATGGGTTCCTCCATCTCCGCAGGTGGTGGCGCATCCAAAGTCGCCAATCAGACTGTGGTCGCTTTCATCGGCGATTCCACCTTCTTCCACTCCGGTCTGACCGGTATCGCCAACGCGGTCTTCAACGATCATGACGTGCTGGTCGTCGTTCTCGACAACCGGACCACTGCCATGACCGGCCACCAGCCGCACCCCGGCGTGGACAAGACCGTCATCGGTGATAACGAGCACCCTCTGGACATCGAAACCGCCATTCGCGGACTGGGTGTCTCCGAGATCATCGAAGTCAATCCGTTCAACCAGAAGAAGACCCTTGCCGCGTTCGAGGACCTCAAGGCCAAGAAGGGTGTGCGTGTTCTGATCGCCAAGGAACCCTGTCCGCTGTATTCCCGACGCGTGTACAAGAAAGTCGCTCCCATGGTCGCCTACGTGGCCGACTCCTGTGACGGGCGCTTCGAATGTCTCGACAAGCTGGCCTGCCCCGCCATGTACAAGGAAGGCGGCAAGGCTGCGGTGAACCCGATCCTGTGCAACGGCTGCATGCTCTGCCTGCAGGTTTGCGGACACATCAAAGCAAAGAAGAGGGGCAGCTAA
- a CDS encoding tetratricopeptide repeat protein, which yields MVENNTEQQGSHEQVTPTHSGQMNPFIEALVKHQKNILFGAAGLIVAAAIYAGFNTYSEKAEGSATAKLGTILIETSGKEKIAQLETLLGDSPSSVKPAILIELARTSMINADYDKAVEYWDKVAAETGSNLEFVAQLGKAKSLTMAGKAKEALAVLQGLSESAPESFTIPLNRQLAVAAEQAQDDAAALAAYEKLAQENLPDKQFIEYKVAQLKNK from the coding sequence ATGGTTGAAAATAATACTGAGCAGCAAGGCTCACACGAACAGGTTACCCCAACCCATTCGGGCCAAATGAACCCCTTTATCGAGGCTCTCGTCAAGCACCAGAAAAACATCCTGTTTGGTGCCGCAGGCCTGATAGTCGCTGCCGCCATCTATGCTGGCTTCAACACCTACAGCGAAAAAGCTGAAGGTTCAGCCACCGCCAAACTCGGCACCATTCTCATTGAGACCTCCGGAAAAGAGAAGATCGCTCAACTGGAGACACTGCTCGGCGACAGCCCTTCCAGTGTCAAGCCGGCTATCCTGATCGAACTGGCCCGGACCTCCATGATCAACGCCGATTATGACAAGGCCGTTGAATACTGGGACAAGGTCGCCGCTGAAACCGGATCAAATCTCGAATTCGTCGCCCAGCTCGGCAAGGCCAAGAGCCTGACCATGGCTGGCAAGGCAAAGGAAGCACTGGCTGTCCTGCAGGGACTGTCCGAATCCGCTCCCGAGAGCTTCACCATTCCCCTGAACCGTCAGCTCGCCGTAGCTGCCGAACAGGCACAGGATGACGCCGCTGCCCTGGCCGCATACGAGAAGCTCGCACAAGAGAACCTGCCCGACAAGCAGTTCATCGAATACAAAGTCGCTCAACTGAAGAACAAATAA
- a CDS encoding glutamate-5-semialdehyde dehydrogenase has translation MDIREQMVNMGKKARKAARGLASASGKAKQEALLVLADLLESEKDAIAKANKLDLDAAAERGLDKARVQRLTISDKVLHSMIQGCREVAAMDDPVGEIEGMTKRPNGMLVGRMRVPLGVVAMIYESRPNATIDAGILCLKAGNAVILRGGSEAFHSNKCLAELMHAALERAGLPKDAVQVPPTTDREAVAEMLKLEEYIDVVIPRGGEGLIRAVTKQATMPVLKHYKGVCHIYADDACDIEKAVPIVENAKMQYPSGCNALECLLVHKDVAEKLLPKVAETIGPKGVKFKACERSLPLLGDYAEAAGPLDWGFEFLDLVMAVKVVDSMDEAMDYIAEHGSNHTESILSENYERCMRFIREVDASLVVANATTRFNDGGQLGLGAEIGISTSKLHAYGPMGIKELTSAKFVLLGEGQIRE, from the coding sequence ATGGATATTCGCGAACAGATGGTGAATATGGGTAAAAAAGCGCGGAAAGCAGCGCGTGGTCTGGCCAGTGCATCGGGCAAGGCAAAGCAGGAGGCCCTGCTTGTTCTGGCGGATTTGCTGGAGTCTGAAAAGGACGCCATTGCCAAGGCCAACAAGCTTGATCTTGATGCTGCCGCCGAACGCGGACTGGATAAGGCGCGTGTCCAGCGTCTGACCATAAGCGACAAGGTGCTGCACTCCATGATTCAGGGATGTCGCGAAGTGGCCGCCATGGATGATCCGGTGGGCGAGATCGAAGGCATGACCAAGCGCCCCAACGGCATGCTGGTCGGCCGTATGCGTGTGCCCCTTGGCGTTGTGGCCATGATCTACGAATCCCGTCCCAATGCAACCATTGATGCGGGTATTCTTTGCCTGAAGGCCGGAAACGCTGTCATCCTTCGTGGTGGCTCCGAAGCGTTCCACTCCAACAAATGCCTTGCTGAACTGATGCATGCCGCTCTTGAGCGTGCCGGACTGCCCAAGGACGCCGTTCAGGTGCCGCCTACCACCGACCGTGAAGCAGTGGCCGAAATGCTCAAGCTGGAAGAATACATCGACGTGGTCATCCCGCGCGGTGGCGAAGGGTTGATCCGCGCCGTCACCAAACAGGCCACCATGCCCGTGCTCAAGCACTACAAGGGTGTTTGCCATATCTACGCTGATGATGCCTGTGATATCGAAAAGGCCGTCCCCATCGTCGAGAACGCCAAGATGCAGTACCCCAGCGGTTGCAATGCGTTGGAGTGCCTGCTTGTCCACAAGGATGTCGCCGAGAAGCTGCTGCCCAAGGTGGCGGAAACCATCGGTCCCAAAGGCGTCAAGTTCAAGGCGTGCGAGCGTTCCTTGCCGCTTCTTGGCGACTACGCCGAAGCTGCCGGTCCCCTTGACTGGGGATTTGAGTTCCTTGATCTGGTCATGGCCGTCAAGGTGGTCGACTCCATGGATGAAGCCATGGATTATATTGCCGAGCATGGTTCCAACCACACGGAATCGATCCTTTCCGAAAACTATGAGCGCTGCATGCGTTTTATTCGCGAAGTGGACGCTTCTCTGGTTGTTGCCAATGCCACCACGCGGTTCAATGACGGTGGACAGCTTGGTCTTGGTGCCGAAATCGGTATTTCTACCTCCAAGCTCCACGCCTACGGTCCCATGGGGATCAAGGAATTGACCAGTGCCAAGTTCGTCCTTTTGGGCGAAGGGCAGATTCGCGAGTAG